A window from Drosophila yakuba strain Tai18E2 chromosome 3L, Prin_Dyak_Tai18E2_2.1, whole genome shotgun sequence encodes these proteins:
- the LOC6533138 gene encoding serine protease 1, which translates to MKVLAVFVLAIAAASAGLLPQIAPVHPRDRITKPTIDGRITNGKNAVANQFPYQVGLSFITLTGGWWCGGSIIGNSWVLTAAHCTDGASYVTVYYGATDRSSPQFTQTISKSNWIQHANYNSKTVSNDISLIKTSSVTFSASVNKISLPAIASSYSTYEGQTAVASGWGLTADTDTGATKHLQFADLTVIPNSVCRKTFGFLLVTSKIICVDTSNAISTCQGDSGGPLALDGTLIGITSFGAEDGCEIGAPAAFTRVTSYLDWIQANSGISG; encoded by the exons ATGAAGGTCCTAGCAGTTTTTGTTCTGGCCATCGCCGCTGCCTCCGCTGGGCTCCTGCCCCAGATCGCTCCTGTGCATCCTCGGGACAGGATCACGAAGCCAACCATCGATGGACGCATAACAAACGGCAAGAATGCAGTTGCGAATCAGTTCCCCTACCAGGTGGGACTCAGCTTCATCACCTTGACAGGAGgctggtggtgcggtggcTCCATCATCGGCAACTCCTGGGTGCTCACCGCTGCTCACTGCACCGACGG TGCCTCCTATGTTACCGTCTACTATGGAGCAACCGACCGATCTAGCCCCCAGTTCACCCAGACCATCTCCAAGTCCAACTGGATCCAGCATGCCAACTACAATTCGAAGACCGTCAGCAACGACATTTCCCTGATCAAGACCTCCTCCGTGACCTTCTCGGCTTCCGTGAACAAGATCAGCCTGCCCGCCATCGCCAGTAGCTACTCCACCTACGAGGGACAGACCGCAGTGGCCTCCGGTTGGGGATTGACCGCCGATACGGATACCGGAGCTACCAAGCACCTGCAGTTCGCCGATCTGACCGTGATTCCCAACTCCGTGTGCAGGAAGACCTTTGGATTTTTATTGGTCACCAGCAAGATTATCTGCGTGGACACATCCAATGCCATCTCCACCTGCCAGGGTGATTCTGGTGGTCCTCTGGCTCTGGATGGTACTCTCATTGGCATTACCTCCTTTGGCGCTGAGGATGGCTGTGAGATTGGAGCACCAGCTGCTTTCACCAGGGTGACCAGCTACTTGGATTGGATCCAGGCCAACTCTGGCATCTCTGGTTAA
- the LOC6533142 gene encoding serine protease 1 — translation MKFLIILALAVAASAFPEPELQHRSREMPVVGNIEGRITGGSVASVGQFPYQVGLSLRLSALSSAWCGGSLIGNQWVLTAAHCTDGVQSVTVYLGATVRTSAEVTSTVASSDIIIHSGWNSNNLRNDISLIKIPAVTYSTKIQAAKLPSIASSYSTYAGETAVASGWGRTSDSSSSVATNLQYVDLTVITNSVCANTYGTSIVTSSNICVATTNGKSTCNGDSGGPLVLKSSSVQIGLTSFGAAAGCEKGYPAAFTRVTSYLDWIKSNTGISN, via the exons ATGAAGTTCCTGATCATCCTTGCCCTGGCCGTGGCCGCCTCCGCTTTCCCCGAGCCGGAGCTGCAGCACCGCAGCCGCGAGATGCCCGTGGTGGGTAACATCGAAGGTCGCATCACCGGAGGAAGCGTCGCCTCCGTCGGCCAGTTCCCCTACCAGGTGGGACTTTCCCTGAGGTTGAGTGCTCTGTCCAGTGCCTGGTGCGGTGGTTCCCTGATCGGCAACCAATGGGTGTTGACCGCTGCTCACTGTACCGATGG TGTTCAGTCCGTGACTGTCTACCTGGGCGCCACCGTGCGTACCTCCGCCGAGGTTACCAGCACCGTCGCCAGCTCCGATATCATCATCCACTCCGGCTGGAACAGCAATAACCTGCGCAACGACATCTCCCTGATCAAGATCCCCGCCGTCACCTACTCCACCAAGATCCAAGCTGCCAAACTGCCAAGCATCGCCAGCTCCTACTCGACCTACGCCGGCGAGACCGCTGTCGCCTCCGGATGGGGACGCACCAGCGACTCCTCCAGCAGCGTGGCTACCAACCTTCAGTACGTCGATTTGACAGTGATCACCAACTCCGTGTGCGCCAACACCTACGGCACCTCGATCGTGACCTCCTCCAACATCTGCGTTGCCACCACCAATGGCAAGTCCACCTGCAACGGTGACTCCGGCGGTCCTCTGGTCCTCAAGTCCTCCTCCGTCCAGATCGGTCTTACCTCTTTCGGTGCTGCTGCCGGTTGCGAGAAGGGCTACCCCGCTGCTTTCACCCGTGTGACCAGCTACTTGGACTGGATCAAGAGTAACACTGGCATCAGCAACTAA
- the LOC6533140 gene encoding serine protease 1 — MKVFVVLVLALASASAGLLPNVAPVHPRDRVSSPSISGRITNGKDAVADQFPYQVGLSFSSSAGGWWCGGSIIDNEWVLTAAHCTDGAASVTIYYGATVRTSPKFTQVVSSSSFIQHESYLALTVRNDVSLIKTSSVSFSSSVNKIALPAIASTYSTYEGKTAVASGWGLTSDSASAVASHLQFVDLTVIPNSVCQQTFGSLIVTSRVLCVATPKAQSTCQGDSGGPLAYDNALIGITSFGSDDGCEAGYPAAFTRVTYYLDWIKEKSGVSY, encoded by the exons ATGAAGGTTTTCGTAGTTTTGGTTCTGGCCttggcctccgcctccgcTGGGCTCCTGCCCAATGTCGCACCAGTGCATCCCCGTGACAGGGTATCGAGCCCGTCCATCAGCGGTCGCATCACCAACGGCAAGGACGCCGTGGCCGACCAGTTCCCCTACCAGGTGGGACTCAGCTTCTCCAGCTCTGCAGGCGGTTGGTGGTGCGGTGGCTCCATCATCGACAACGAATGGGTGTTGACTGCTGCTCACTGTACCGACGG TGCCGCCTCCGTGACCATCTACTACGGTGCCACTGTCCGCACTAGCCCCAAGTTCACCCAGGTAGTGTCCAGCTCGAGCTTCATCCAGCACGAAAGCTACCTGGCTCTGACCGTCCGCAACGACGTCTCCCTGATCAAGACCTCCAGCGTGTCCTTCTCGTCCTCCGTGAACAAGATCGCCCTGCCCGCCATCGCCAGCACCTACTCCACCTACGAGGGAAAGACCGCTGTTGCCTCCGGATGGGGTCTCACCTCCGATTCCGCCTCCGCCGTGGCTTCTCATCTGCAGTTCGTCGACCTTACCGTCATCCCCAACTCCGTGTGCCAGCAGACCTTCGGAAGCCTGATTGTGACCAGCAGGGTCCTCTGCGTTGCCACCCCCAAAGCGCAATCCACCTGCCAGGGCGATTCCGGCGGTCCATTGGCTTACGATAATGCCCTCATCGGTATCACCTCCTTTGGATCCGATGATGGTTGCGAGGCGGGCTACCCCGCTGCTTTCACCCGTGTGACCTACTACTTGGACTGGATCAAGGAGAAATCCGGTGTCTCCTACTAA
- the LOC6533141 gene encoding brachyurin isoform X1, protein MKRAALFTCSMRYPSSCDKMTQNQAISALVWLLLLTTPVKSGEPWMDHFEDTREESPHDDDAIMERRWQLGYENYRLRCEKFEMEADQTPAVRTRIAGGELATRGMFPYQVGLVIQLSGADLVKCGGSLITPQFVLTAAHCLTDAIAATIYTGAITFADSDDSVEVIQVTHRDFLVYPDYLGFGGYNDLALIRLPRGVRTSEQVQTIELAGEFMHQNFLVGQVVTLSGWGYLGDSAEKRTRLLQYLDAEVIDQERCICYFLPGLVSQRRHLCTDGSNGRGACNGDSGGPVVHHWRNVSYLIGVTSFGSAEGCEVGGPTVYTRITAYLPWIRQQTAMTN, encoded by the exons ATGAAAAGAGCAGCGCTCTTCACATGTTCAATGCGATACCCATCCAGCTG TGATAAGATGACGCAAAACCAAGCCATAAGTGCACTCGTCTGGCTACTTCTATTGACCACACCAGTTAAATCCGGTGAACCTTGGATGGATCACTTCGAGGACACCAGGGAAGAGTCTCCGCACGATGATGATGCAATCATGGAAAGACGTTGGCAACTTGGCTATGAGAACTATCGACTTCGCTGCGAGAAATTCGAGATGGAGGCTGATCAAACTCCGGCCGTGAGAACTCGAATAGCTGGCGGAGAATTGGCCACGCGCGGCATGTTTCCGTATCAAGTGGGTCTGGTGATTCAGCTGAGTGGCGCAGATCTGGTCAAGTGCGGTGGTTCCCTTATCACTCCGCAGTTTGTTTTGACTGCAGCCCACTGCCTGACCGATGCCATAGCTGCCACCATTTACACGGGTGCCATCACATTTGCCGATTCGGATGACTCCGTGGAGGTGATACAAGTCACGCATAGGGACTTCTTAGTTTATCCCGATTACTTGGGCTTTGGGGGATACAATGACTTGGCTTTGATACGGCTGCCCAGGGGAGTGCGAACCTCGGAACAAGTGCAAACCATTGAACTGGCTGGGGAGTTCATGCATCAGAACTTTCTGGTTGGCCAAGTGGTGACCCTATCTGGCTGGGGTTACTTGGGCGACTCGGCCGAGAAAAGGACTCGACTGCTACAGTACTTGGATGCGGAGGTGATCGATCAGGAGCGCTGCATCTGCTACTTCCTGCCAGGATTGGTGAGCCAGCGACGTCACCTGTGCACCGATGGCAGCAATGGACGAGGTGCCTGCAATGGCGACTCCGGTGGCCCCGTGGTGCACCACTGGCGCAATGTCAGCTACCTGATTGGGGTCACCTCGTTCGGCAGTGCGGAAGGTTGCGAGGTGGGGGGGCCCACTGTCTACACCAGGATAACCGCATATTTGCCATGGATCCGACAGCAAACGGCAATGACCAACTAA
- the LOC6533139 gene encoding serine protease 1: protein MKVFVVLALTLACVSAGLVPQALPVRPRDRTSTPSITGRITNGKDAVPDQFPYQVGLSFTGPEDGWWCGGSIIDNQWVLTAAHCTSGALFVTIYYGATVRTSPKFTHTVSSANWIQHANYISLTLRNDISLIKTPSVTFSSSVNKIALPAIASSYSTYTGQVAVASGWGLTSDTSETVARDLQYADLTVIPNAVCQETFGSLVVTSRVICVDGVNRTSICSGDSGGPLVVDNALIGVTSFGAYDGCEIGAPAGFTRVTSYLDWIKSNSGVSA from the exons ATGAAGGTTTTCGTAGTTTTGGCTTTGACTCTTGCCTGTGTGTCCGCAGGACTTGTGCCCCAGGCTCTGCCGGTGCGTCCTCGTGACAGGACATCGACACCATCTATTACTGGTCGCATCACGAACGGCAAGGACGCCGTGCCCGATCAGTTCCCCTACCAGGTGGGACTCAGCTTCACCGGACCGGAGGACGGCTGGTGGTGCGGCGGCTCCATCATTGATAACCAATGGGTTCTGACCGCAGCGCACTGCACAAGCGG TGCCCTTTTCGTGACCATCTACTATGGAGCTACCGTTCGTACCAGCCCCAAGTTCACCCACACCGTCTCCAGCGCCAACTGGATCCAGCATGCCAACTATATCTCCCTGACCCTTCGCAACGATATCTCCCTGATCAAGACGCCATCCGTGACCTTCTCGTCCTCCGTCAACAAGATCGCCCTCCCGGCTATCGCCAGCAGCTACTCCACCTATACCGGACAAGTGGCCGTCGCCTCCGGATGGGGACTGACCTCCGATACCTCGGAAACGGTGGCCCGCGATCTGCAGTACGCTGATCTCACGGTCATTCCCAACGCCGTGTGCCAGGAGACCTTTGGCAGCTTGGTGGTCACCAGTCGTGTTATCTGTGTGGATGGTGTCAATCGCACCTCCATCTGCAGTGGTGATTCCGGCGGCCCATTAGTGGTGGACAACGCTCTGATCGGAGTCACCTCCTTTGGAGCCTACGATGGCTGCGAGATTGGAGCACCAGCCGGATTCACTCGAGTCACCAGCTACTTGGATTGGATCAAGAGCAACTCCGGAGTTTCCGCTTAA
- the LOC6533141 gene encoding brachyurin isoform X2: MTQNQAISALVWLLLLTTPVKSGEPWMDHFEDTREESPHDDDAIMERRWQLGYENYRLRCEKFEMEADQTPAVRTRIAGGELATRGMFPYQVGLVIQLSGADLVKCGGSLITPQFVLTAAHCLTDAIAATIYTGAITFADSDDSVEVIQVTHRDFLVYPDYLGFGGYNDLALIRLPRGVRTSEQVQTIELAGEFMHQNFLVGQVVTLSGWGYLGDSAEKRTRLLQYLDAEVIDQERCICYFLPGLVSQRRHLCTDGSNGRGACNGDSGGPVVHHWRNVSYLIGVTSFGSAEGCEVGGPTVYTRITAYLPWIRQQTAMTN, translated from the coding sequence ATGACGCAAAACCAAGCCATAAGTGCACTCGTCTGGCTACTTCTATTGACCACACCAGTTAAATCCGGTGAACCTTGGATGGATCACTTCGAGGACACCAGGGAAGAGTCTCCGCACGATGATGATGCAATCATGGAAAGACGTTGGCAACTTGGCTATGAGAACTATCGACTTCGCTGCGAGAAATTCGAGATGGAGGCTGATCAAACTCCGGCCGTGAGAACTCGAATAGCTGGCGGAGAATTGGCCACGCGCGGCATGTTTCCGTATCAAGTGGGTCTGGTGATTCAGCTGAGTGGCGCAGATCTGGTCAAGTGCGGTGGTTCCCTTATCACTCCGCAGTTTGTTTTGACTGCAGCCCACTGCCTGACCGATGCCATAGCTGCCACCATTTACACGGGTGCCATCACATTTGCCGATTCGGATGACTCCGTGGAGGTGATACAAGTCACGCATAGGGACTTCTTAGTTTATCCCGATTACTTGGGCTTTGGGGGATACAATGACTTGGCTTTGATACGGCTGCCCAGGGGAGTGCGAACCTCGGAACAAGTGCAAACCATTGAACTGGCTGGGGAGTTCATGCATCAGAACTTTCTGGTTGGCCAAGTGGTGACCCTATCTGGCTGGGGTTACTTGGGCGACTCGGCCGAGAAAAGGACTCGACTGCTACAGTACTTGGATGCGGAGGTGATCGATCAGGAGCGCTGCATCTGCTACTTCCTGCCAGGATTGGTGAGCCAGCGACGTCACCTGTGCACCGATGGCAGCAATGGACGAGGTGCCTGCAATGGCGACTCCGGTGGCCCCGTGGTGCACCACTGGCGCAATGTCAGCTACCTGATTGGGGTCACCTCGTTCGGCAGTGCGGAAGGTTGCGAGGTGGGGGGGCCCACTGTCTACACCAGGATAACCGCATATTTGCCATGGATCCGACAGCAAACGGCAATGACCAACTAA